Genomic DNA from Phyllostomus discolor isolate MPI-MPIP mPhyDis1 chromosome 12, mPhyDis1.pri.v3, whole genome shotgun sequence:
GCACCCCTCTGTGTTAGCCCTGGGGGACTGAGCGAGGAACAGGACGCACTGTCCCTGCCTCCATGGGATTAGGCAGAGAGGTCGTTTCCAAACTAGGACGGCGAGTGCTCTGAGGGAGGAACAGGGTGTTATAAAGGTGTACATTGGGGGAGACGGCAGCACAGGCTGCTGACcaccagggaggcaggaggagaaggtCACAGGGCGTCCGGTTCTCTGGACGACCTGCCCTCTCTGGTCTGTCCTAGGCTGGCGAATGAGACGCCAGGCGCACGCTGGGCTGCTGCAGCTTCTGAGATGcatctcccccccctccccctccctcaaaCAGTCGGCCTTGGAGACGGAGATACCGTCACACACAGAAACAGGCCAACGCAGTTGGACAAGCCGAAGAACCTCTGAGTGCGTTCAGTCTGAGCCCTCGGCTCACACAGCCAGGCCTGGACTCGAGTCACAGCATCACACGGGTGGCCGTGCACAGGACCACACCCAGGCGGGGCGCCGCCAGGGCCAGCGCACGGTCTGCCGGGCGGCGCGGGAGCCGCAGCCGCGCTGGGCGCACGGTGCTGGCGTGCGGAGGCGTGAGTGGCGGAGGCGGGCAGGTCGGAAGGCAGGCAGGACGTAGGGCACCTGGGCCCCGTCTAGTAGAGGGAGACGTACTTGGGCATCGCAATGCCGTTGTGTATCTTTAGGCGCCCCGGCTTTTCCAAAGAGAAACAGGGGTGCACAAACTGCTGGAGCTGGCAGCTGAACGTGTACAGGTGCTGAGAAGTGTCCGCGTTGAAGAACGACAGCGTCGAATTTTCGTAGTCTAACAGAACGCCGATCTTCCTCGGGGAAACGGTTATTCTTATATCCGGGGTCATCTTGTTGTGTAGAAATTCGTACTTATGCCTGAAAATCAAATGTTGACATAAGAAGTCTTCGGGAATTCTGTAGACGGGCCATTTACAGCACATTCTGTGTGGCTGCATTCAGATACTTCCGTGTGTCATTTTACTAATGACCACCAGAGTAACAGGCTATTTCTGTAACTATTCTCTGAAATTGCCCTAAGAAACGTGCATGTTTAAGCTTTGTTTCTGAGCAACCTCTTAAGCTAAGAAACTTACGTACAGCATTATCCAAATTTGTATAGATACAGCGCAGGTTTTAAACATTTGGATCCCGAGGTCGAAAATCCTCTGTAACAAGGGAGTtgaaacgggggggggggcggggggggggcgtgtcCTCGCCTTTCCCGTGACGGCCCCTCGGCGCCCAGACCCTCAAGCagcagggctccctggggcctgTCACCGGTCAGGGTCTGGTGGCTCCAGCACCCTCCCCGTGGCCTGTCCTGTGTGCGCTGGGAACCCGCTGAGACTCAGACCAGCCCCAGGGACCCCCCAGcctgccacctgtgggcaccgGAAGAACTGCGGGCGGGCACCGGCAGCCGCTCCACATGGCTGGGACCGACGCTCGACGTGCAGCCCAGCCCTCCCATCTCCCTCAGCTTCGCTTCTTCACTGGGCAGCCCCCAGAACCACGagggcccttccctccccctcctccccccaccagtgAAGTCTGTGACTGCGGGCCCACACGCCCGAGTCAGCCAGGACGCCCCACCCTCGTCCTCCACTCGTAACTGTCTGTCTCGTGCGTCTGTACCAGCTGGGGCTGGACGAGTTTCTGCTCCAGCCCTGGTTTAACAACACTTAACTGCCCGGGTGGCTCACGGGCGCAGCGCGGGGGACCAAAGGTCAATGGGGTCCAGCGGGCCAGCACGGGTCGCAGGGCCCGTGGGTCCAGGGTGCTGGGAGAGTGGCGTGGCGAATTTTTTTGGCCATTTGTGAGATAAAGGGAAAGTGCAACCATGGCCTCCCAAGTCTGAAAATGTCCCTCGTCCCGTGCTTTGTGGGACTGCCCCGTGTAGGGAGGGCCGTGCTGAGCGAGCCGTCCCTGGGGCCAGGCCGCCTGCGCTCGAGTCCCAGCTCTGGATGCCTGTGCGGTGGGTCCTGGCACCGCTCTTCGGCTCAGCTTTCCTGCTTGCAACAGGGCATGGCGCGCCTGTGAGAGGTGAGCGAGCGAGCACGTGTACGGTGCTCGCACGGACGCCCCCTACGAGCCTGAGCTGTTTCCTTCTGGAGGAAAAGCACCGAAAGCCGCTCTTGCCCTCTGGGCTCGGCctccgggggaggggctgggaacgCGTCGGAATGTCTCGGAACATTTTCTAACGCGCCCTGTCGGCGCCCACGGCTGCTGGCGAGAACCTCTCCCGCCGCTCTTTCGGAAGCGACCGTGGGCCTCGCTGCACGTTACCTTGGCGGCGCCCAGGCGTGCCGCATGCACCAGGACCGGCAGTTGGCTCCCAGGTCCTCCTGTTTCGGGACGTCGTCAAAGGCCACGCCCACCGTGTAGTCCGAACGCTcgtccacctccacctcccagtaGTGGCGCCCGCGGACTGGAACTAGGTTCCCCATGGCTGCGACGCACCTGGTTGGGGAAAGGGGGGGCACACGTGACTGGAGGTGACCCCCGCCTGGCTGTGCCGGTGAGGGACGCCCACTGCGTCAGTCAGCAGGTGGTCTGTGCGCGAGGCGGCAGGTGTGAGCGCCTCACCTGCGAAGGGGCGCACCCTGAGCCCTCGCGGGACTGGCGCAGGAGATGAGATTATTACACTGCTGGTGATGGAAGAGGAGACACACCCACAGAAAAGGTTCTGCGGGCTTTCTGGTAACAAAAGCAAGGGtttggttcatttgttcattaaaaaaaaaggggactGAAACCTTGCAGAACTCAAGTGTCAAGTGAACCCCAAAGTCTTTCACTTTGCACAGCTCCATATAGCTCCTCTCTGTTGATGGGATACTGCCCAACCCACGAATCGATGAATAAAGCtagtaaaatcttcaaaatgtaCTCAGTGGAATACTATTTTTTAACACAGGCAAGACCTGTATTGCTTCTTATTCCCCTGCCCCCCATGCCCCCAAGCCTGGGCAGAAAGGGCAGAGGCGGGAGAGGATGAGGGTGCTTTCTCCTGCACCGTGTGTGGTCCTATTTCACACTGACACATACAGTAGGTGCTTAGCACGTGCACAGTAGAAAGGCCGGAGGAAGGGCCAGCTGCCGGCACAGTCtaggatggggcggggggggggggcagttctcCATCGGGGCCCTTCTCGCCCCCAGAGGggagcctcctctcctccctaGCAGATCCTCCCAGCTCCAACATCAGCCTGCCAAGACCAGTTTCTGCCGTGAGTACCGGGAAGCTCACAGCCACTCACACTCAACCATGGAAACAAAATTCGCCCTGAAGTTAACCTGGgcccttccttttcctccacacttTGAGTGTTCTACTTCACTGGTGCGTATTGCCCTCTGCTATAAATCTTTAAGTGTCCAGAAAGAAGTAAGAAGTAAGGTATGAATCAGTCGTTCCAACATCACTGAGTACCAGCTCTAGGCACGGGTccgccaggggtgtccaaccttctggcgacccggggccacactggaaggggagttgtcttgggccgcacgTTAAACACACTGCGACACgtgatcacacacacaaaaaactccTGCTTTAAGTACAgttaggattttgtgttgggcgCATTCACAGCCGTCCAGAGCCCCATGCAGCTCGCAGGCCGAGGGTTCGACACCCCTGGTTCCAGCGGAGCCGCCTCTGGGGCGCGCCCTGCCGCCCGCCACGGGGAGCCCCATCACCGTCCCCCCAGCAAGCCCGCCCGCAACACGGCTGGACTGCCCGCACCTGCCTGTCCTCACCACTGGGCCCCCACCCCTTCATGTACTCCTGGGAGTTCTTTCCCCCTTCAGGGCGGCCGCCGTCGATCCGATTCCGCCTGAACAATGGTGTGTTTCAGGAGGGCTCACGGGACGTTCCGGTGAGCGGCGGGGACAGCACCTACCTGGTGAAGCGGGCGTCGCTGGGGGGCGGCTCCCTCGCGGGGGCTCTCCCGTCGCCGCGCACCAGGGTCAGCCCGTCCTCGGAAACCGTCAGCCAGGGGTGGCAGGTGTGCGCGTCCAGGCGGAAGCAGCTGCCTGCCGGGGCGCGAACCCAGGAGGCGGTCAGCAGCGCGTCCCCACTCCCCCCTCGGCATCGCCGCAGCGCAGGCGCAGGCCCTCCTGCGGGTCGCAGCTGAGCCTCCTGAACGGGACGCTGCGGCCTCACCTCCCTGCGCCTCACCACCCTCGTGCTAATGGGGCTGGGGGCCGTGCACCGGGATGGGCCCTGCCCGAGCTCAGCGCTTTGCACATCTTGTCTCATTCAACCCTCGCAACCGCCCTCGGAAACACGTGTTGTTGTTTCCTTCCATTTGTGGACGAGGAGACAGAGGCGAGGGAGGCTGAGCAAGCAGCTGGCAAAGGCTCAGAACCCGGAGCCACAGCTGTGCTGGGACAGTGGGGGACGGACAGGATGTTTCCAGCCGTGTCCCTGCTGACTGCAGACTTGGACGTGACATGTGACAACGTGACAACATGATGACATGATGATGGCCAgtgaggagggggcggggctggactGGAGTGTGTGGGCACCTGCCAGGGCCAGcgagggcctgggaggaggggggcggccaggggctgggctgaCGGCAGGAACCCGGACACAGCCCCAGCCACGGCTCTCCCTGGAATATCACAGAGACGCCGTCCTCGGTGGCGTCCAGGCTGCGTGGGGTGTGAGGTGACCAGGCCCCCTGGGGGCAGTGAGGCCAGTCCCTGAGGGGCATGCAGAAggaccctgagctccagcacctgcCCAGGCAACTGCTGTGCGACTCAggccccagccccccaacccccgccccagCTGCCTGTGAAAGGCGGTTGCAGGGCTCCGACCGCCCCCGAGCCCCTTCCCGGCCAGGCCTCCCTGTTCCGTGAACACGTGTTTGTTCCCCAACAAGGTCGCAGCGGCGCCGGGTCTGCCGCAGGGTGGCCCCGTGGGGCCCCGAGAGTGTGCGGCCGAGGGCCCAGACCTGTGGTGTGCACCGCGGCGGGCTCGCTCCTGGCGCTGGGGCCCCCCACGTTGAGGGCGCGCACGTAGATCGCGTAGCTCCGCCGGGGCTGCAGCTGCACCAGCGACTCGCAGGTGGGGATGCCCACGACGGACCTGCGCGAGGAGGCAGGGCCGCGGTCACCGCGGGCCCCGCGGCGGGCTGCCCTTCCCCGCCGCACCACAGTCCCCCACGGACATGACAGCCTCTGTACGCTGACCGCCCCTGTTCCCGCCTCaggccgcccccctccccctccactccagCAGGGAGGGTTTCCATCCCCCCCCCACGTCCATCTGTCCGTCCGGCTGCCTCTCCCGGGAGCCTCCCTGCACCTGCTGCCCCGGGGCCTCCGTCCTTCCCGCCCGTCAGTCTCAGTtgacccgccccctcccccacactctgcCCTGACCGGTTTCCTGGCTCCATCCCCACTCCCGTCCCACTGCACTTAGTTTCCCTCCAGGGAACATCTCGTGCTCGTGTTCGTTTGCTCGTTTCTGGTCTGTTTTCCCCGCCCGACCGTCACCTCCTCCGTGAGGGCGGGGAATGTGTCATCTGGTCCCCGAGCCCAGCACGggccctggggccacctggcccTGGTGCTCGCCGCGTGGGCAGGTGGGAGACCTTCAGGACGAGAAGGCACCCCCGAGGGTTCCCCACGTGCTCACTCACCGTCACCTCCAGTGACAgccttcctgccccttcccaccAAAACTGAGCAGCCTGAACGTTAGGGGCCTGCGGCCACAACTTCCGACCTGCTCTGCAGGCTCCCCACCTTCCCTGAGCTGTGTCCCCGTGTTGGGGGGGGTCTCAAGCCCAGCAAACGGCCCCGTGACTCACTCGGTCACGCCCGAGGCTCCCGGCGTCTCCGTCTGGGTCAGCTCCACCGTGTACGAGTCCACGGGACCCAGGTTCCCAGACTCCCAGCGGATCAGCGCGGCCTCCTCGCAGCTCCGCACCTCGCTGCTCTTGATGACGGGGGGAGCAGGCGctgcaggcagggagagggagagggggccaCCGTCCATTCACGCCCAGCCACCTCTGCTGGAGCTTGGacagcccagcccctcctcccacaaaAGACACTCAGGGCACGAAAAGCAGACCACGTGCCACAGACCAAATGTGCGTACCCCCAAATTCCCACGTTGGAACCTCGTCCCCAGCTGATAGCACCTGGAGTCTGGGGAGGGGGTGACTGGGTCATAGAGTGGAGGAGGTTTGATATAGAAGAGACCCCTCTCCTCCACGGAGGACACAGCAGGGAGACAGCCGCCCGGGGACCGGGCCATCCTGCTCCAGACTCGCGCCCCGAGGACCCGAGACACGGGCCGTGGTCTGTGCGCTGCCCCTTCTACACTGTCCCCTTACAGCAGCTGGACGGTCCAGGCTGCCATGGGATGGACGCCTGTCGGGgcgcctggggttggggggactgCCAGGTTCCAACGGTCCAGTGACCAAGGGCAGTGGTCTCTGACATCCGGACACCAGCCATGAGAAAACGTCCCTGCCACATCAGGCACGCGGATTTGGTGTGTTAAATACAAGGAATAAAAACCACACAGCTACCTCTGTCCATGGAAATGaaccccagccccccaccccatgagGAGGGCCGTGACTCCGGCGCCCCCCCCCAGGTGGGGAGGCCCTGCCGGGGTCGCGTGGCCGCCTCACCTGTCATGTACACCACACGCTCGCTGGCGGGGCTGACGCCGGCCCCGTTCCGAGCTGTGACCCAAAATTCATACTGGGTGTTTGGCACGAGGTTCCTCACTGAGCAGTACGTTTCTTTGACGGTCATCGTAAACtctgggaggaaagaagaagaattCAACCCCCAAACTGGCCAAGAGGTTCCTCATTCACgtggtgctgaatcccaggttGCAAATCCCAAGACCggcccaggctcctcccacccctgtgCCCACGCCCCTGCCATGTGACTGGCTCTGGCCAATGGGACAGCAGCAAACcggaggccccacccccaccccctgctcagaaagggcaggttcccagcTGTGCCGTGTGAGCCAGCCCAGCTGCCTCCCGGAGGATGAGACCCCCTGGACGGCGGCCCCGGCCACCCACgccaccccagccaggccccgACGTGCCTTTCCGGCCCCTTCTGCCGGCCTCACAACCTCTGGGTAGCTCCCCGAGGAGGGAACTCCCCTCCAAGGCGCTGGGGGAGCAGATGCGCCCCTcacccccatttcccccactgcCAGGGCCTCTGAGCGGCCTTAGCCATATTCCGGAGTGCGACCGTGTTCCCGGCAGAGCCTCACCTGCTTGGCCCTTGCCCGGGGCGCCGTCCCGCGCCGGCCGGCCGGACAGCTGGTAGCTCTCCACCGTGTCGTCAGAGCACAGGCTCCAGCACACGCGGACCGAGGAGCCCGAGGCGGAGTTGGGGGCCTGCGGGTTTATCACTGGGGcggaaggggctgggaggggaggagggaggaaggtcaACAACCTGAGTTCCAGCCCCAACAGGTGTGGCTCGGCGGACTGGGTCTTCTCCTAAACCCATCAGGAGGTTACTATTTAGATTCGCAGTgggggcacacgcctggggtgCAGGTCAGGCCCCCGGGCGGGAGCGTGTGATCAGGgcttctctcccacatcagtgtttctctccctctttctcccacgcttcccctctctctaaaaataaataaaatctttttctttttaaatagctgAATTCTAGTATCATTCTCTGGAGTGCGTGATCAGAGTGATACTTCTGAGCGCTAGCTACCTGGCACCATGTGACAGGCTGTGCACACAGCACCTCATTTAACTCTCACCCTGTCCCCATGGGGATTATCACGTCCGTTTTACAGACCAGGAAgcgaaggctcagagaggttaaataagctgcctagggtcacacagccagggagTGGCACACTTGGGACTCGCGCCAACTCCATCGGGTTCCCGAGCTCATCGTGGGTTGAGGACATAAAACGCAGGGTCCCTGTTTGGTGCAAGTCAGACGGGAAGGCAGGTGTCTGTCTATGAGGAGGGGCGAACTACCAACGCTGACAACCACTCTGGACTTCCCGGAGCCGGGCGCTGGCTCCCTGGAGGGTGAGAACGGGCACTCGCCCCGGGGCTCAGCCTCTGTCTCCACCCTCACCGGCCATGAAGACAGACCACGAAGCTATGGGGCAGAAACACTCGTTCCTAGACCTTCACGACTTTCCTGGCCGTCTGAGCTGTCTGAGCGGCTCCCTCCAAGCCCCGGGGCGCCGGGCGTGCTGGGCCCTCCGCCCGCAGCAGGGCAGAGACACACCTGGGACGGCGTTGATGGAGCCCAGCAGCTGCTCCACGTCGGAGAAGTCCAGGGTCTGGTCCTCCAGGGCCGGCTGCGCGGACACGTCCACGTCGGTGTCCGTTTCCAGGAACTCTCTGAGTCTGTCGGTGTGAAGAGACACGCTGACCAGGACGGAGCGCGGCTTCCCCGGGTCGTCGCTGGTCTGGCCCCGCCGCTCTGTGCCTGACATGGGAGGCCACGGGCCGGGACGGGCGGGGCGGATCTGTGccccagaggggagaggtgggagtgggCAGGCGTGCACTGCCCAGCTGTGGGTCCACAGACTCTGGGAGACCCCTCCCCGACACCACCCCAGCCCAAGAGGCACAGACTCCCCGGGGACTCGGCTTTCCGACCGTGGAGTGGGGCGCAGGGTCCCCCTGCACCTGTGCACCTGCTTCTGGCAGTCACAGAACCTGAAACCGGCTCTGTCTTTGC
This window encodes:
- the FSD2 gene encoding fibronectin type III and SPRY domain-containing protein 2; the encoded protein is MDLYDSGDGLQAFPAESGRMRRGAAPAEVTSEPRGAARGQPPRDLEEEVDELVHLYGLEDDDELADDELGDEFVTENAPRIEVSEYAPHVGTRGEPATRQRDWRLGAEAAGEADGLGFGGWGSEGQCRDLREAYRFARGRSSEEYECYVIPEEEDEEEAPDVFCATCKTPLRAAEKELDEHRGHEVTPLSKALESAKDEIHRNMYRLEKQIIEMENFASHLEEVFITVEENFGRQEQNFESHYNEILETLAQKYEDKVQALGERKKEKLETLYAQLVSCGENLDACRELMETVEDICHEEKADFIKDAMAMADRLREFLETDTDVDVSAQPALEDQTLDFSDVEQLLGSINAVPAPSAPVINPQAPNSASGSSVRVCWSLCSDDTVESYQLSGRPARDGAPGKGQAEFTMTVKETYCSVRNLVPNTQYEFWVTARNGAGVSPASERVVYMTAPAPPVIKSSEVRSCEEAALIRWESGNLGPVDSYTVELTQTETPGASGVTESVVGIPTCESLVQLQPRRSYAIYVRALNVGGPSARSEPAAVHTTGSCFRLDAHTCHPWLTVSEDGLTLVRGDGRAPAREPPPSDARFTRCVAAMGNLVPVRGRHYWEVEVDERSDYTVGVAFDDVPKQEDLGANCRSWCMRHAWAPPRHKYEFLHNKMTPDIRITVSPRKIGVLLDYENSTLSFFNADTSQHLYTFSCQLQQFVHPCFSLEKPGRLKIHNGIAMPKYVSLY